One Platichthys flesus chromosome 14, fPlaFle2.1, whole genome shotgun sequence genomic region harbors:
- the LOC133968694 gene encoding spindlin-W-like isoform X3, whose translation MTKWKGTVLERLTVNSSLYMVKYDGFDCVYGIELFKDNRVSNLQMLTEKIVNNKIKVPPGAEELVGRAVEHLFEKEDGEKNEWRGMVLSRAPIMTHWYYITYEKDPVLYMYQLWDDYKDGDLRVLPESENKHLLPADRKPGEEPESLVGKQVEYVTDNGLKRTGLVIYQVPAKPTVYYIKYDDDVHVHVYDLVKTT comes from the exons ATGACCAAGTGGAAAGGCACCGTGCTGGAGCGTCTCACTGTCAACAGCTCCCTCTACATGGTTAAATATGACGGCTTTGACTGTGTCTATGGCATCGAGCTGTTCAAAGACAACCGGGTTTCTAATCTGCAAATGCTGACAGAGAAAATCG TGAATAATAAGATCAAGGTCCCTCCGGGGGCGGAGGAGCTGGTGGGCCGAGCTGTGGAGCATCTGTTCGAGAAGGAGGATGGCGAGAAGAACGAGTGGCGAGGCATGGTACTGTCCAGAGCCCCCATCATGACCCACTGGTATTACATCACCTACGAGAAGGACCCAGTGCTGTACATGTACCAGCTATGGGACGACTACAAGGACGGAGATCTACGTGTCCTGCCGGAATCAG AGAACAAACACCTGCTGCcagcagacaggaagccagGTGAGGAGCCAGAGAGCCTTGTGGGTAAACAGGTGGAGTATGTCACAGATAACGGTCTGAAGAGGACAGGATTGGTCATCTACCAGGTCCCAGCGAAACCCACGGtatattacattaaatatgACGATGACGTTCACGTCCATGTCTACGATCTAGTCAAGACCACCTAG
- the LOC133968694 gene encoding spindlin-W-like isoform X2, translating to MSKKRGRKRSSGELSDSATSTPTLSADPDNLLGHRIQHNWREKGNMTKWKGTVLERLTVNSSLYMVKYDGFDCVYGIELFKDNRVSNLQMLTEKIVNNKIKVPPGAEELVGRAVEHLFEKEDGEKNEWRGMVLSRAPIMTHWYYITYEKDPVLYMYQLWDDYKDGDLRVLPESENKHLLPADRKPGEEPESLVGKQVEYVTDNGLKRTGLVIYQVPAKPTVYYIKYDDDVHVHVYDLVKTT from the exons ATGTCAAAGAAACGGGGCAG GAAGCGCAGCAGTGGCGAGCTCAGTGACAGCGCGACGTCGACCCCGACCCTGAGCGCAGACCCTGATAACCTGCTTGGCCACAGAATCCAGCACAACTGGAGGGAAAAGGGTAACATGACCAAGTGGAAAGGCACCGTGCTGGAGCGTCTCACTGTCAACAGCTCCCTCTACATGGTTAAATATGACGGCTTTGACTGTGTCTATGGCATCGAGCTGTTCAAAGACAACCGGGTTTCTAATCTGCAAATGCTGACAGAGAAAATCG TGAATAATAAGATCAAGGTCCCTCCGGGGGCGGAGGAGCTGGTGGGCCGAGCTGTGGAGCATCTGTTCGAGAAGGAGGATGGCGAGAAGAACGAGTGGCGAGGCATGGTACTGTCCAGAGCCCCCATCATGACCCACTGGTATTACATCACCTACGAGAAGGACCCAGTGCTGTACATGTACCAGCTATGGGACGACTACAAGGACGGAGATCTACGTGTCCTGCCGGAATCAG AGAACAAACACCTGCTGCcagcagacaggaagccagGTGAGGAGCCAGAGAGCCTTGTGGGTAAACAGGTGGAGTATGTCACAGATAACGGTCTGAAGAGGACAGGATTGGTCATCTACCAGGTCCCAGCGAAACCCACGGtatattacattaaatatgACGATGACGTTCACGTCCATGTCTACGATCTAGTCAAGACCACCTAG
- the LOC133968694 gene encoding spindlin-W-like isoform X1 — MASQMFGKRKRSSGELSDSATSTPTLSADPDNLLGHRIQHNWREKGNMTKWKGTVLERLTVNSSLYMVKYDGFDCVYGIELFKDNRVSNLQMLTEKIVNNKIKVPPGAEELVGRAVEHLFEKEDGEKNEWRGMVLSRAPIMTHWYYITYEKDPVLYMYQLWDDYKDGDLRVLPESENKHLLPADRKPGEEPESLVGKQVEYVTDNGLKRTGLVIYQVPAKPTVYYIKYDDDVHVHVYDLVKTT, encoded by the exons ATGGCATCCCAGATGTTTGGTAAAAG GAAGCGCAGCAGTGGCGAGCTCAGTGACAGCGCGACGTCGACCCCGACCCTGAGCGCAGACCCTGATAACCTGCTTGGCCACAGAATCCAGCACAACTGGAGGGAAAAGGGTAACATGACCAAGTGGAAAGGCACCGTGCTGGAGCGTCTCACTGTCAACAGCTCCCTCTACATGGTTAAATATGACGGCTTTGACTGTGTCTATGGCATCGAGCTGTTCAAAGACAACCGGGTTTCTAATCTGCAAATGCTGACAGAGAAAATCG TGAATAATAAGATCAAGGTCCCTCCGGGGGCGGAGGAGCTGGTGGGCCGAGCTGTGGAGCATCTGTTCGAGAAGGAGGATGGCGAGAAGAACGAGTGGCGAGGCATGGTACTGTCCAGAGCCCCCATCATGACCCACTGGTATTACATCACCTACGAGAAGGACCCAGTGCTGTACATGTACCAGCTATGGGACGACTACAAGGACGGAGATCTACGTGTCCTGCCGGAATCAG AGAACAAACACCTGCTGCcagcagacaggaagccagGTGAGGAGCCAGAGAGCCTTGTGGGTAAACAGGTGGAGTATGTCACAGATAACGGTCTGAAGAGGACAGGATTGGTCATCTACCAGGTCCCAGCGAAACCCACGGtatattacattaaatatgACGATGACGTTCACGTCCATGTCTACGATCTAGTCAAGACCACCTAG